DNA from Rubripirellula lacrimiformis:
ATTCTCCAATTTTGCTTCCCAAAAAACCGTCCCCGTTCCGCCCCCAGCCAGGGAACGAGTTTCACGCGCGAAAATTTCCCAGATCCGATCGACAACAAGCAGTTTCACGATCGAAATTTTCACGCCGCAAAATGATCCGGCGGGGTCAAAATTTCACCGCCGCGTATTTTACGCAAAGCCCCCAAAGACACCCCGTCGCCCGCAGATCAAACTGACCGATCTCGCTCAGCGACTTCCAACCGAAGGCTGGCGCCCGGTAATCACTGCTGCAATCGGTCCGCAAGACCGAAACCCGCAATTTCCGGAAATATTTATCCTTTTCCGTGTTGCCTAACGGTGGGGGACCGCTAGGTTGGATAAGATGGACAGAGTTTCTGGTTGCGGCGAATTTTGTGCGCGCGATGAACGAACGTCCCTCCCGCCTCCCAAACGGTACCTGTCCGCAGGCCACCGCTCATTCCGTTTCAAAATTTCTGAGACACCCCACCAGGGACCATCCATATGATCCGCCACTTCGCCTTGGCTTTTTCCGTTGCCGCCTGCCTGGCATCCACCACCGTTGTTGCCGCCGATTGGACAGCCACGGCTTTCCCGATCAAGACGCACGACTTTGGAACTGTCGCGGTCGCAGCCAAAACGGAATTCGTGTTTCCGGTGGTCAACACGATGTCCAGCACGATGCACATCCAAACGGTCCGGGCTAGTTGTGGGTGCACGACCCCGATTGTGCAAAACCAATACATCGCTCCCGGCCAAACCGGATCGATCCTGGCTCGCTTCAACACGGACACTTTCAAAGGCAAAAAAGGCGCGACGCTGACCGTCGTGATCGACCAGCCCTTTTACAGCGAAGTCCGCCTGCGAGTGGATGGTTACATCCGCAGCGACATGGTCTTCTTTCCTGGTGCGATTGAATTCGGTCGATCCAACCAAGGCGAAGCCGTATCGAAGTCCACCAAGGTTCTGTACGCCGGACGCAGCGATTGGCAAATCGTCGATGTTCGAAGCAACAAACCTTGGCTGATGCCCGCCGTCAAAGAAACCGTTCGCGAAGGCGGTCGCGTCAACTATGAACTGACGGTCGATCTTCGCGAAGACGCGCCCACCGGTTTCTTCCAAGACGAAGTCGTGGTGGTCACCAATGACCGCAGCATGCCCAACGTACCGCTACGAGTTTCCGGACAGGTCGAATCGGCTCTTTCGATCTCGCCACAAGCCGTTGCCCTCGGGTCGCTGAAGCCAGGCGAGGGGATCACGCGAAAATTGGTTCTGATGGGCCAGAAGCCTTTTCAGATCGAATCCATCACCGCGGAAAACTGGGACGTGAAGTACGAAGCGACTTCGGATTTGAAGAAGGTTCACATCGTCAATCCAACCTTTACGTACACCGGTCAAAATGCGGGCCCGCAAAAAGTTGCCTTCGAAATCAAGACCGCAGGCGATGATTCGGTGACCGCCAAAGGCGTCCTGACCGCCGACGTCCGAGGCCAGTAACCTCTGCCGCCGAAACAAACCGTCTTGGGATTCGCTTGAATTCCTTCAGCGGTTAGGTGGGGCTGGAGGGGAATTTTGGCGAATCCCACTACTTGCCCATCGCGTGGGCCAAGGCTCCGATCACGGACGCTTGATCGCCACAGACCGAAAAGCTGAATTGGTCGAAGTTTCGAAATCCGTCCAGTGCGTTGTCGTAGTATTCGGTCTGGACCAATTCGAGGTACCGCTGTTTCAGCGGATCGATCATGTCACAGACCCCACCACCGATCACCAGCCGATCGAAGTCGCCCAGGTAGTTCACCATCAGCATGGTGATCCCTAAAGCCCGCGCTTGATCGTCCAACAGTTCGACTGCCAGGGGATCGCCGTCGGCCGCCAATTCTCGCAATTGCTTGGCCTTGTCTTTCATGCTGCAGGTTTGACGGTTCAGCGGATGGGCCTTGTATTGGTCCAGCGTCAACCGATAGCTCAATTGGTGAGTCAGCGCAGTGAGTGAAATCGCGCTCTCCGATGTGCAGTAGGCGTTGCCGACCTTCAGGTTGCGATCATGTTCATATCGAAACGCATGGACTGGCAGCATCAGGTGACCCGCATGACCGGCCCGCCCTTGGCTACCCTGAACCGGAATGCCGTTGCGAACTTCGCCGCCTCCCAGCCCCGTACCAACGGCGACCATGAACAGGGAATCGAAGTGATCCGCCTTGCCTTGCATTGGCGAATCGTCCCAGTGAATCAATCCCGTTCGAATCGCCGATTCACCCACCGCGGCTGCCTGGCCATCCCCGATGTAGCGAACCGGGACCGCGATGCCGTCGCAGGCCCAGGCAATCTCCAACCGCTGGCGGATCGGACACTTGTTCCACAACCTGGAATCCAAATTTGGCGTCGACAACAGCACGCCGTCTAGCGTCGCCGGTCCGGGCGTTGCCAGCGTGATCGACGACACCTCGTCTTCGGATCGCCCCAGCTGATGCAACTGTTGCTTGATCTGGGCAACGATGTCCGCGATCGTAGCGTCGGGTCCATCGATCGACCGAGTCGCAAATTGATCAGAGATGCAAAGCACCCGGTGCTGCGAGTCGCCGATCGCGATCGTACTGGTGGTACCGCCAACATCAACTCCGACAAATAACGACACGTTACTATTTCCTTTGAAATGATGAATCGGCTAACAAGCCATTCAACCAAACCGTCCGAGACCAGCGATTGATGGTACCGTATTCATTTGGTTCGGGGACCATCATTGTGAAAGGTGCATTGAAGATGCTTGGCTCTATCACCAACCGAGGCCTGCTGTATAGCGTGGGTATCATCGTGAACCGAATCATCCCTGAACATTGGTTCCGGTTTCGCATCTTCCGCGTTTTCGAGCTCGCACCAGCCGCCGAACGCCGCAGCCAAGGCGAACAGCGCAGTGTCGCATCAGCGTCAGACGAACTCTCATTTCGATGGTGCCAAACGGACGAGGACTTCGCGGCTGCGAACCGGCTGACATACTATTCGTCACCGCAGGAATCCATCGCTGCCGATGCGCCCAAGAGTGCCTGTCTTGCGATCGACTGGGCGGAACCGGTCGGCGGCGTTTGGTTGGCGCAGCAATGTTTCGATGAATCCGATCTGGGGCTCCACTTCCAGCTCGCCGACGACCAGCAGTGGCTGTTCGCAGCCTTCGTCGCCAAGAGCCACCGCCGAAAGGGCATCTACCGCAAATTGGTCAATCACGTTCTCCAGGACCAATCGCTGCGAACCTTCGCGTCGATCAACCCTACCAACAAGGCGTCGATTGCGGCCCACACACCGTTCATCCGCCGCACGGCAGGCACCTGTGTCGCCGTGCGAATTTTTGGTTGGGCCAATTGCTGGGCGACCGCTGGCTTGAAAATCCAAAAGACCGACGCTGGCAATGCAATTCAAATATCGGGTGAATCGACTTAGCAACGATCCCATTTGACGCCAGTGGCCTGCTGATTGAATCAAACTTTTAACGGCGATGGTGAGGCCACGGGCAATGGGGGGCTTCCCGGCCGCTGACGCGATCACGGCTCACGAAATCAGCAGACCATTAGACCAGCGACGCGATCCACTTGGTCCATTCCGCCATGGATTCTTCGGTGATGGTCGATGCAGGCAGCGGTGGCAACTTCGTGCTGGCTGCGACCCCTGGTGTTTGCGCCCGAACCGAGAGGCATCCGTTGACATTGATCTCGAACCCAATCATCCGTGACGTCAACACTTGTTGGTCGCTGCTTTCACCCGCGGTGATCTCGTAACGGCCCAGCGAGTGCCAATCGTGCCCGTTGACCCCCGAGGATTCGACCAACGACAACGTCATCGATTTCCGATTGGCACTGATTGTCAACCGCCGGTTGGTCCGTGCGGGCAGGGACGTGCCTTTCGGGATGATCGGCAGGATGCGGCGTCGCCGTTTGGCGTCTTCGATGACGATCCCAATCGCTTGGCTGGTAACACCCCGTGGCGGACCGATGACGTCACCACGACCCGGCAATTCGGCCGCCAAACAGGCCGCCGCACCGCGAGCAACGTCTGCGCGTTCGACGGTTCGGCGCACCGCATCGGAACGCAAACCGGCCATCACGGCATCACGGACTTCGCCAATGCGCAGGATCGCTCCCATCGTGACGCTGATGTCGATGTCCTTCATCGAAACCGACGCCTGTGCACAGGCTTTGCGGACTGCGATCAAGATCCCTGCAATCAGGCCTTCGCAGTTCTGCAGCCATTGTGACCGAGTCACGGTCACGG
Protein-coding regions in this window:
- a CDS encoding DUF1573 domain-containing protein, which translates into the protein MIRHFALAFSVAACLASTTVVAADWTATAFPIKTHDFGTVAVAAKTEFVFPVVNTMSSTMHIQTVRASCGCTTPIVQNQYIAPGQTGSILARFNTDTFKGKKGATLTVVIDQPFYSEVRLRVDGYIRSDMVFFPGAIEFGRSNQGEAVSKSTKVLYAGRSDWQIVDVRSNKPWLMPAVKETVREGGRVNYELTVDLREDAPTGFFQDEVVVVTNDRSMPNVPLRVSGQVESALSISPQAVALGSLKPGEGITRKLVLMGQKPFQIESITAENWDVKYEATSDLKKVHIVNPTFTYTGQNAGPQKVAFEIKTAGDDSVTAKGVLTADVRGQ
- a CDS encoding ROK family protein produces the protein MSLFVGVDVGGTTSTIAIGDSQHRVLCISDQFATRSIDGPDATIADIVAQIKQQLHQLGRSEDEVSSITLATPGPATLDGVLLSTPNLDSRLWNKCPIRQRLEIAWACDGIAVPVRYIGDGQAAAVGESAIRTGLIHWDDSPMQGKADHFDSLFMVAVGTGLGGGEVRNGIPVQGSQGRAGHAGHLMLPVHAFRYEHDRNLKVGNAYCTSESAISLTALTHQLSYRLTLDQYKAHPLNRQTCSMKDKAKQLRELAADGDPLAVELLDDQARALGITMLMVNYLGDFDRLVIGGGVCDMIDPLKQRYLELVQTEYYDNALDGFRNFDQFSFSVCGDQASVIGALAHAMGK